A genomic segment from Chanos chanos chromosome 2, fChaCha1.1, whole genome shotgun sequence encodes:
- the onecut1 gene encoding hepatocyte nuclear factor 6 — protein sequence MNAQLSMENIGDLHGVSHEPVPSTADLMSSDSPHHRSTVTHRSNLSAHARSMGMTSILDSGDYHHHRPPDHGLASHLHPAMTMACEAPPGMSMSSTYTTLTPLQPLPPISTVSDKFPHHHHHHHHHHHHPHQRIPGNVSGSFTLMRDDRGLASMNNLYTPYHKDVASMGQSLSPLSGSGLGGIHNSQQGLPPYAHPGATMPTEKMLTPNGFEAHHPAMLARHGDQHMSASSAGMVQINGIHHHPHSHLNTQGHGQVLGSTREQNHSSVPGSQVNNGSNSGQMEEVNTKEVAQRITTELKRYSIPQAIFAQRVLCRSQGTLSDLLRNPKPWSKLKSGRETFRRMWKWLQEPEFQRMSALRLAACKRKEQEHGKGDRGSVSKKPRLVFTDVQRRTLHAIFKENKRPSKELQITISQQLGLELATVSNFFMNARRRSLDKWQDDGSSSSANSTSSSST from the exons ATGAATGCCCAGCTGTCGATGGAGAATATTGGCGACCTGCACGGAGTGAGCCATGAACCGGTACCCAGCACAGCGGACCTGATGAGCAGCGACAGTCCTCATCACAGGAGCACCGTGACCCATCGAAGCAACCTGTCAGCCCACGCACGCTCAATGGGCATGACATCAATCTTGGACAGCGGCGACTATCATCACCATCGGCCCCCGGACCACGGGCTCGCCAGTCACTTGCACCCGGCTATGACCATGGCTTGCGAGGCTCCCCCCGGCATGAGCATGAGCAGTACATACACCACGCTCACACCCCTGCAGCCACTACCTCCCATCTCGACCGTCTCAGACAAGTTtccccatcaccaccatcaccatcaccatcatcaccatcatcccCACCAGCGGATCCCGGGAAATGTAAGCGGTAGTTTCACCTTGATGAGAGACGATAGGGGTCTGGCCTCTATGAACAACCTCTACACTCCATACCACAAGGATGTTGCCAGCATGGGACAGAGTTTGTCCCCCTTGTCAGGGTCCGGACTTGGTGGCATACACAATTCCCAACAGGGACTGCCGCCTTACGCACACCCAGGTGCCACCATGCCCACGGAGAAGATGCTAACGCCCAACGGATTTGAGGCGCATCACCCCGCGATGTTGGCCAGACACGGAGACCAGCATATGAGCGCTTCCTCGGCGGGAATGGTACAAATCAACGGGATCCATCATCACCCTCATTCTCATCTAAACACCCAGGGCCACGGGCAAGTGCTGGGCTCTACCCGGGAGCAAAATCATTCCTCTGTGCCTGGATCGCAGGTCAACAATGGGAGCAATTCAGGGCAAATGGAAGAAGTTAATACCAAAGAAGTAGCCCAGAGGATCACCACGGAACTTAAACGATACAGCATCCCTCAGGCCATCTTCGCCCAGCGGGTGCTTTGCCGATCGCAGGGGACCCTCTCTGACCTTCTTCGGAACCCCAAACCCTGGAGCAAGCTGAAATCCGGTCGCGAGACTTTTCGGAGAATGTGGAAATGGCTGCAGGAGCCTGAGTTCCAAAGAATGTCCGCGCTCAGGCTCGCAG CATGCAAGAGGAAAGAGCAAGAGCACGGGAAAGGTGATCGGGGAAGCGTCTCCAAGAAGCCTCGACTGGTTTTCACCGATGTTCAGCGTCGGACTTTACACGcaatatttaaagaaaacaagCGTCCGTCCAAAGAATTACAAATAACCATCTCTCAGCAGCTGGGCCTGGAGCTCGCAACCGTCAGCAACTTTTTCATGAACGCGCGCAGGCGCAGCCTCGACAAGTGGCAAGACGATGGGAGCTCCAGCTCGGCCAACTCCACTTCCTCATCCAGCACTTGA